A region of Rhizorhabdus wittichii RW1 DNA encodes the following proteins:
- a CDS encoding anti-FecI sigma factor, FecR (PFAM: FecR protein): protein MSQIDEARKEEAAAWFIRLRDPATADWEGFTAWLERDSANNGAYEAVALADDDYASLVEQAAPPQPSNDNPAGEPRRLGRVAGWATAAAAVMVAAVSYPLLTGAPATYAVETAAGQRNTIRLDDGTRIDINGDSKVTLRKDDNRFASLDRGEATFTVTHDAKNPFAVKVGDDVIQDVGTVFNIVRDAGGMETAVSSGAVVYNPEGEAVRVAAGQVLRLSADGKTVTVGTVAPADVAAWRKDRLVYDNVTLARVAADLSRNLGTPVRISPDIAARPFSGVILLGGDQAALLPRIGAMLDVTITHEVDGWRLSSHAGDGR, encoded by the coding sequence ATGTCGCAGATTGACGAAGCAAGGAAGGAGGAAGCCGCGGCCTGGTTCATCCGGCTGCGCGATCCCGCGACCGCCGACTGGGAGGGATTCACCGCCTGGCTCGAGCGCGATTCCGCGAACAACGGCGCCTATGAGGCGGTCGCGCTGGCCGACGACGACTATGCGTCGCTGGTCGAGCAGGCCGCCCCGCCGCAGCCGTCGAACGACAACCCGGCCGGGGAGCCCCGCCGCCTGGGCCGGGTCGCCGGATGGGCGACGGCCGCCGCCGCCGTGATGGTCGCCGCGGTCTCCTACCCGCTGCTGACCGGCGCGCCCGCCACCTATGCGGTCGAAACCGCGGCCGGCCAGCGCAACACCATCCGGCTCGACGACGGCACGCGGATCGACATCAACGGCGATTCGAAGGTCACGCTGCGCAAGGACGACAACCGCTTCGCCTCGCTCGACCGGGGCGAGGCGACCTTCACCGTCACCCATGACGCGAAGAATCCCTTCGCCGTGAAGGTCGGCGACGACGTGATCCAGGACGTCGGCACCGTCTTCAACATCGTCCGCGACGCGGGCGGGATGGAGACGGCGGTGTCGTCGGGCGCGGTCGTCTACAATCCCGAGGGCGAGGCGGTGCGGGTGGCCGCGGGACAGGTGCTGCGCCTGTCGGCCGACGGCAAGACGGTGACGGTCGGCACGGTCGCCCCGGCGGACGTCGCCGCCTGGCGCAAGGACCGGCTGGTCTACGACAATGTCACGCTGGCGCGGGTGGCCGCGGACCTGTCGCGCAACCTGGGGACGCCAGTGCGTATTTCGCCGGACATTGCGGCCCGCCCCTTCAGCGGCGTAATCCTGCTCGGCGGCGATCAGGCCGCGCTGCTCCCGCGCATCGGGGCGATGCTGGACGTGACGATAACGCATGAAGTCGATGGTTGGCGCCTATCGTCGCACGCTGGTGACGGCCGCTAG